The region ACCTGCGGCTCCATGGGTGCTGCTGAGCCTTTCCCTGGCGATGTTGCTGTCTTCGCTGGGCATCAGCATCACCAATGTGGCGCTGCCGACCTTGGCGCAGGTGTTTCAGGTGCCGTTTCAGGCGGTGCAGTGGGTGGTGCTGGCTTACTTGCTGGCCATCACCAGCCTGATTGTGGGGGCCGGACGGCTGGGCGACATCGTGGGCCGCAGGCGGCTGTTGCTGGCGGGCATTGGGCTGTTTACCGTGGCATCGGTCTTGTGCGCTGCGGCTCCCACACTTGGGCTGTTGATCGCCGCCCGCGCTGTGCAGGGCCTGGGCGCGGCGATTTTGATGGCGCTGACCATGGCGCTGGTGGGTGAGGCGTTGCCCAAAGACAAGACGGGCAGCGCGATGGGGCTGCTGGGCACGATGTCGGCGGTGGGCACGGCACTGGGGCCCACACTGGGCGGTTTGCTGATTGGTGCGTTCGGTTGGCAGGCCATTTTTTGGGTCAACGCGCCGTTGGGTCTGCTGACTTTTCTTCTGGCGCTGCGTTATTTGCCGCTGGACCGCCCGGGGCATCAAACGGCTTGGGCCAGTTTTGATGTGCTGGGCACGCTGTTGCTGGCGCTGACGCTGGCGGCTTATGCGCTGGCCATGACGGTGGGGCGCGGCAGTTTTGGCTCGCTCAACGCGGTGCTGCTGTTGGCCGCTGTGGTGGGGGCGGCTATGTTTGTGTGGGTGGAAAACCGGGCGACATCCCCCTTGATCCGATGGGCGATGTTTAGCCAGCCGGTACTGAGCGCAGGTTTTGTCATGAGCGCGCTGGTCACCACGGTGGTGATGGCAACGCTGGTGGTGGGGCCGTTTTATCTCTCTGGCGCACTGC is a window of Rhodoferax lithotrophicus DNA encoding:
- a CDS encoding MFS transporter, translating into MLFKSPARAAESHPKQPPGAVPKPAAPWVLLSLSLAMLLSSLGISITNVALPTLAQVFQVPFQAVQWVVLAYLLAITSLIVGAGRLGDIVGRRRLLLAGIGLFTVASVLCAAAPTLGLLIAARAVQGLGAAILMALTMALVGEALPKDKTGSAMGLLGTMSAVGTALGPTLGGLLIGAFGWQAIFWVNAPLGLLTFLLALRYLPLDRPGHQTAWASFDVLGTLLLALTLAAYALAMTVGRGSFGSLNAVLLLAAVVGAAMFVWVENRATSPLIRWAMFSQPVLSAGFVMSALVTTVVMATLVVGPFYLSGALQLDAARVGLVMSTGPLVAALTGVPAGRLTDRFGAHHISLVGLMAMVMGSALLALLPVAFGVPGYIIPLGIITAGYALFQAANNTAVMSDIRPDQRGVTSGLLGLSRNLGLITGASVMGAVFAFGSAATDITTAGPQALAVGLRTTFAVAAGLILVALAFAVGSQSHSKRPVRP